From one Paenibacillus sp. FSL K6-1330 genomic stretch:
- a CDS encoding bile acid:sodium symporter, with protein MRSFGLAFASWFEKYTFLLIPGSLVLGWLLSDVLLGFVHWIPYLFGYITLVMALGCGIRHLQGVLKRPFAVMLTLFLAHAAAPVLAYALGSAVFGAHSDYTIGLLLFAIIPLGISSVMWVGSSGGSVPFILAVVVLDTILSPLVVPALMDMFIGDALVTWNASELILDLLTMVVLPTVIGVMLYEGSKGRIKDWSAPVAQPISKVFFMLVVMLNAAAIAPHAAGMKDEMLVVIPVVFTLIVICYLLGYFGSYAMPGPTREMQITFTYASGMRNISLGMVLATTYFSPQASIPVVLGIMFQQPAATIIHALFHRRRTRAVSYPK; from the coding sequence GTGAGAAGTTTTGGACTAGCCTTTGCATCTTGGTTTGAAAAGTACACCTTTCTCTTGATTCCCGGCTCGCTGGTGCTAGGCTGGCTGCTCTCGGATGTCTTGCTGGGCTTTGTTCACTGGATTCCTTATTTATTCGGTTATATTACACTGGTTATGGCGCTTGGCTGTGGGATCCGTCATCTGCAAGGAGTTCTAAAACGCCCCTTTGCCGTTATGTTGACGCTGTTTCTTGCCCATGCGGCCGCACCGGTGCTTGCTTATGCACTGGGCTCGGCTGTGTTTGGTGCGCACTCGGATTATACGATCGGCTTGCTGCTGTTCGCGATCATTCCGCTGGGGATATCCTCGGTGATGTGGGTCGGGAGCTCCGGCGGCAGCGTTCCATTCATCTTAGCGGTGGTCGTGCTGGATACCATACTCAGTCCACTAGTCGTACCGGCTTTGATGGATATGTTTATCGGGGATGCTTTGGTTACCTGGAATGCGTCTGAGCTGATTCTCGATTTGCTGACCATGGTGGTATTGCCCACTGTGATCGGGGTGATGCTGTATGAAGGCTCCAAAGGACGGATTAAAGACTGGTCGGCTCCCGTAGCCCAGCCGATCTCGAAGGTGTTTTTTATGCTCGTGGTTATGCTGAATGCAGCTGCCATCGCTCCCCATGCAGCAGGCATGAAGGATGAGATGCTGGTGGTTATCCCGGTTGTTTTCACGTTGATTGTGATCTGTTATTTGCTTGGTTATTTTGGCTCGTATGCGATGCCGGGACCGACACGGGAAATGCAAATTACATTTACATACGCGTCCGGAATGCGTAATATATCACTCGGGATGGTGCTGGCTACAACGTATTTCTCACCCCAGGCTTCCATCCCGGTGGTGCTTGGCATTATGTTCCAGCAGCCAGCGGCGACCATCATTCATGCGTTATTTCACCGAAGACGCACACGGGCGGTAAGTTATCCAAAATGA
- a CDS encoding fumarate hydratase, with amino-acid sequence MKLFEESMYRLIVETSTNLPGDVRRAVNRGRASEDAATRAGLALATIAQNIEMAEQEVSPICQDTGMPTFIVHTPVGANQIEMKKAIYSAVIRATKDGKLRPNSVDSLTGANSGDNLGPGTPVIHFEQWEQDKVDVRLILKGGGCENKNIQYSLPADLEGLGKAGRDLDGIRKCIMHAVYQAQGQGCSAGFIGVGIGGDRTTGYELAKHQLFRHVEDVNPNEDLAKLEDYILENANKLGIGTMGFGGEVTLLGCKIGAMNRLPASFFVSVAYNCWAFRRQGVLIEPETGEITDWLYEAGSEVQMNANSETAVSQAEDAGPSDSKGREVVLQTPISEEQIRSLRVGDVVVIRGEMHTGRDALHKYLMDHDAPIDLNGSVIYHCGPVMMQDEEGWHVKAAGPTTSIREEPYQRDILKKFGIRAVIGKGGMGSKTLQALQEHGGVYLNAIGGAAQYYARCIKKVNGVDFMEFGIPEAMWHLEVDGFAAIVTMDSHGNSLHADVSKDSAEKLAMFKEPVFS; translated from the coding sequence ATGAAATTATTTGAAGAAAGCATGTATCGATTGATTGTAGAAACCTCCACGAATTTGCCCGGAGATGTGCGAAGAGCAGTCAACCGCGGGCGAGCGTCTGAGGATGCGGCAACGCGAGCGGGGCTGGCGCTGGCAACAATCGCTCAAAATATTGAGATGGCCGAGCAGGAAGTATCGCCGATCTGCCAGGATACCGGCATGCCAACATTCATCGTGCATACACCGGTGGGTGCGAACCAAATCGAGATGAAGAAGGCGATTTACTCCGCAGTGATTCGCGCGACGAAGGATGGCAAGCTGCGTCCAAACTCGGTGGATTCGTTGACTGGCGCTAACAGCGGGGATAATCTCGGTCCTGGCACGCCCGTCATCCATTTCGAGCAATGGGAGCAGGATAAGGTGGACGTCCGTCTCATCCTGAAAGGGGGCGGCTGCGAGAACAAAAATATCCAGTACAGTCTTCCTGCAGACCTTGAAGGATTGGGGAAAGCGGGTCGTGATCTGGACGGGATCCGCAAATGCATCATGCATGCCGTGTATCAAGCACAAGGTCAGGGCTGCAGCGCTGGATTTATCGGCGTAGGCATCGGAGGCGACCGGACGACCGGTTATGAGCTTGCGAAGCATCAGCTGTTCCGTCATGTGGAAGATGTGAACCCGAATGAAGATTTGGCGAAGCTCGAAGATTACATATTGGAAAATGCAAATAAGCTGGGGATCGGGACAATGGGTTTTGGCGGAGAAGTCACGCTGCTCGGCTGCAAGATCGGTGCGATGAACCGTTTGCCGGCAAGTTTTTTTGTATCGGTTGCTTATAACTGCTGGGCATTCCGCCGTCAGGGCGTATTGATTGAGCCGGAAACCGGGGAGATCACGGACTGGCTGTATGAAGCGGGCAGCGAGGTGCAGATGAACGCAAATTCCGAAACGGCTGTGTCCCAAGCCGAAGACGCCGGTCCAAGTGATTCCAAGGGCCGCGAAGTGGTGCTGCAGACCCCGATCAGCGAGGAGCAAATTCGTTCTTTGCGCGTTGGGGACGTGGTGGTTATCCGAGGCGAGATGCATACCGGACGGGATGCGCTTCATAAATACCTGATGGATCACGATGCTCCTATCGATCTGAACGGATCCGTGATTTATCACTGCGGTCCGGTTATGATGCAGGATGAAGAGGGATGGCATGTCAAGGCTGCAGGCCCAACAACCAGCATTCGCGAGGAGCCGTACCAGCGCGATATTTTGAAAAAATTCGGCATTCGCGCGGTCATCGGAAAAGGCGGCATGGGTTCGAAGACGCTGCAAGCCCTGCAGGAGCATGGCGGCGTGTATTTGAATGCAATCGGCGGGGCCGCTCAGTATTACGCAAGATGCATTAAAAAAGTAAACGGCGTGGATTTCATGGAGTTTGGCATTCCGGAAGCGATGTGGCATTTGGAGGTTGATGGCTTTGCCGCTATCGTCACGATGGATTCACACGGAAATAGCCTGCATGCCGATGTGAGCAAGGATTCGGCAGAGAAGCTGGCCATGTTTAAAGAGCCGGTGTTCTCCTAA
- a CDS encoding SDR family oxidoreductase, with translation MPQDQQKQTLPPQHQDHRPGTESEMSPKPEFESSAYKAAGKLKGKVALITGGDSGIGRAVAVHYAKEGADVSIVYLNEHKDAEETKRQVEQEGRKCLLIAGDVGDDAFCRNAVTETVEKLGKLDILVNNAAEQHPQKKIEDITKEQLERTFRTNIFGMFYLTQAAMPHLSKGSSIINTTSITAYRGSPQLLDYASTKGAIVAFTRSLSMNVVGQGIRVNAVAPGPIWTPLIPSTFPPDQVAEFGATQPMKRPGQPEELAPAYVYLASTDSSYVSGQVIHVNGGEVING, from the coding sequence ATGCCACAAGATCAACAGAAACAAACCTTGCCGCCCCAGCATCAGGATCACAGACCCGGAACGGAATCGGAGATGAGTCCGAAGCCGGAGTTTGAGAGCAGTGCTTACAAAGCAGCCGGTAAGTTGAAGGGAAAGGTTGCGCTGATTACCGGAGGTGACAGCGGTATTGGCCGTGCGGTAGCGGTCCACTATGCCAAGGAAGGCGCGGACGTATCTATTGTGTACCTGAATGAGCATAAGGATGCGGAAGAGACCAAGCGTCAGGTGGAGCAGGAAGGCCGTAAATGCTTGCTGATCGCCGGTGACGTCGGCGACGATGCGTTTTGCCGAAATGCGGTTACCGAAACCGTGGAGAAGCTCGGAAAGCTCGATATTCTCGTTAACAATGCAGCCGAACAGCATCCGCAGAAGAAGATTGAGGATATTACCAAAGAACAATTGGAGCGGACGTTCCGTACGAATATTTTCGGTATGTTCTATCTGACGCAGGCGGCAATGCCGCATCTGTCGAAAGGAAGCTCGATTATTAATACAACCTCCATTACGGCTTACCGGGGAAGTCCGCAGCTGCTGGATTACGCATCAACCAAGGGGGCCATCGTTGCCTTTACGCGCTCGTTATCGATGAACGTAGTCGGGCAAGGGATCCGGGTGAACGCCGTTGCGCCGGGACCGATCTGGACGCCGCTGATTCCTTCGACGTTCCCACCGGATCAGGTAGCCGAGTTTGGGGCGACCCAGCCGATGAAACGTCCGGGTCAACCGGAAGAGCTAGCTCCTGCCTATGTATATCTGGCCTCGACGGACTCCTCCTACGTGAGCGGTCAAGTCATTCACGTGAATGGCGGCGAAGTGATTAACGGTTAA
- the mdh gene encoding malate dehydrogenase: MAITRKKITVVGAGFTGATTALMLAQKELGDVVLLDIPQLENPTKGKALDMLEASPVQGFDSNIVGTSNYEDAANSDIVIITAGVARKPGMSRDDLVNTNAGIVKSVCENVKSHAPNATVIILSNPVDAMTYVAYNTLGFPKNRVIGQSGVLDTARYCTFIAQELNVSVEDVRGFVLGGHGDDMVPLVRYSSVGGIPIDTLIPAERIEAIVQRTRVGGGEIVNLLGNGSAYYAPAASLVQMTEAILKDKKRIIPIIALLEGEYGYDNLFMGVPAILGGDGIERIFELELTAEEKAALDKSAESVRNVTAVVTL, encoded by the coding sequence GTGGCAATTACTCGTAAAAAGATTACGGTAGTAGGTGCTGGCTTTACAGGTGCGACTACCGCCCTGATGCTTGCTCAAAAAGAATTGGGTGACGTGGTGCTGCTGGATATCCCGCAGCTCGAGAACCCAACGAAAGGTAAAGCGCTGGATATGCTCGAAGCAAGTCCCGTTCAAGGATTTGACAGCAACATAGTTGGTACATCCAACTATGAGGATGCAGCTAATTCCGATATCGTAATCATTACAGCAGGTGTAGCCCGCAAGCCGGGCATGAGCCGCGATGATCTCGTTAATACCAATGCAGGGATCGTGAAATCCGTATGTGAGAACGTGAAGAGTCACGCACCGAACGCCACGGTGATCATCTTGAGCAACCCGGTCGATGCCATGACTTACGTGGCATATAACACGCTCGGATTTCCCAAGAACCGCGTCATCGGCCAATCTGGCGTACTGGATACGGCTCGCTATTGCACTTTCATCGCGCAAGAGTTGAACGTATCGGTTGAGGATGTCCGCGGATTCGTACTTGGCGGCCATGGTGATGACATGGTTCCGCTCGTTCGCTACTCCAGTGTTGGCGGCATTCCGATCGACACGCTGATTCCGGCTGAGCGCATTGAAGCCATTGTGCAGCGTACCCGGGTTGGCGGCGGCGAAATTGTGAACCTGCTGGGTAACGGTAGTGCATACTATGCGCCGGCTGCGTCCCTGGTACAAATGACGGAAGCGATTCTGAAGGACAAGAAACGGATCATTCCGATTATTGCTCTGCTGGAAGGCGAGTATGGCTATGACAATCTGTTCATGGGCGTACCGGCAATTCTCGGCGGAGACGGCATCGAGCGAATTTTCGAGCTTGAGCTGACGGCCGAAGAGAAAGCTGCTCTCGATAAGTCTGCGGAATCCGTACGTAATGTAACCGCGGTCGTGACCCTGTAA
- the icd gene encoding NADP-dependent isocitrate dehydrogenase: protein MKLEKFALPTEGEKITIDNGTLQVPNNPVIPFIEGDGTGRDIWKASKRVLDAAVEKAYNGSKKIAWYEVFAGEKAYNTYGEWLPNDTLEAIREYIVAIKGPLTTPIGGGIRSLNVALRQELDLYTCLRPVRYFDGVPSPVKRPELVDMVIFRENTEDIYAGIEYKEGSEEVKKVIKFLQDEMGANKIRFPETSGIGIKPVSSEGSKRLVRAAVEYAIKHGRKSVTLVHKGNIMKFTEGAFKNWGYEVAEAEFGDKVFTWAQYDIIKDKDGVDAANAAQKAAEDAGKIIVKDAIADIALQQVLTRPTDFDVIATLNLNGDYLSDALAAQVGGIGIAPGANINYVTGHAIFEATHGTAPKYADKDVVNPGSVILSGVMLLEHLGWQEAADLIYKGMETSINNKTVTYDFARLMEGATEVKCSQFADEIIKNL from the coding sequence ATGAAATTGGAAAAATTCGCACTACCAACTGAAGGCGAGAAAATTACGATTGATAACGGAACTCTGCAGGTGCCTAACAACCCTGTCATTCCTTTTATTGAAGGTGACGGTACTGGCCGTGACATTTGGAAAGCTTCCAAACGCGTCCTTGATGCAGCAGTAGAAAAAGCATACAACGGTTCCAAGAAAATTGCCTGGTATGAAGTATTTGCCGGTGAGAAGGCATACAATACATACGGTGAATGGCTCCCGAACGATACGCTTGAAGCGATTCGCGAGTATATCGTTGCGATTAAAGGGCCTCTTACAACGCCTATCGGCGGCGGTATCCGTTCCCTGAACGTTGCCCTTCGTCAAGAGCTGGACCTGTACACTTGCCTGCGTCCTGTTCGTTACTTCGACGGCGTACCATCTCCGGTAAAACGCCCTGAGCTGGTTGACATGGTTATTTTCCGTGAGAACACGGAAGACATCTACGCAGGTATTGAGTATAAAGAAGGCTCCGAAGAAGTGAAGAAAGTGATCAAGTTCCTTCAAGACGAGATGGGAGCCAACAAAATCCGCTTCCCGGAAACGTCCGGTATCGGCATCAAGCCTGTATCCTCCGAAGGTTCCAAGCGTCTTGTACGTGCAGCGGTTGAATACGCAATCAAGCATGGCCGCAAATCGGTGACATTGGTTCACAAAGGCAACATCATGAAATTTACAGAAGGCGCCTTCAAAAACTGGGGTTACGAAGTGGCTGAAGCTGAATTCGGCGATAAAGTGTTCACTTGGGCTCAATACGATATCATCAAGGATAAAGACGGCGTAGATGCAGCTAATGCTGCTCAAAAAGCAGCTGAAGATGCTGGCAAAATCATCGTTAAAGATGCGATTGCTGACATCGCGCTGCAGCAAGTTCTGACTCGTCCAACCGACTTTGATGTCATTGCGACATTGAACCTGAACGGTGACTATCTGTCTGACGCGCTGGCTGCACAAGTTGGCGGTATCGGTATCGCTCCAGGGGCTAACATCAACTATGTAACTGGACATGCGATTTTCGAAGCGACTCATGGTACAGCTCCGAAATATGCAGACAAAGACGTAGTAAATCCTGGTTCCGTTATCCTCTCCGGCGTAATGCTGCTTGAGCACCTCGGATGGCAGGAAGCCGCTGACCTGATCTACAAAGGGATGGAAACATCGATCAACAACAAAACTGTGACGTATGACTTTGCCCGTCTGATGGAAGGCGCTACCGAAGTGAAATGCTCCCAGTTCGCAGACGAAATCATTAAAAACCTGTAA
- the citZ gene encoding citrate synthase, which produces MTATKGLEGIVATTSAISSIVDGVLTYRGYDIDDLAEHASFEEVAYLLWFGKLPNAEELKALQQDLSDYAAIPDELIQQIKLYPKDTNTMAALRSAVSALALYDAEGDDMSREANEKKAVKLQAQLPTIIAAIARVRQGKEPVAPKAGVSISENFLYMLRGEDPDQTSIKALDQALVLHADHELNASTFAARVTVATLSDIYSGVTSAIGALKGPLHGGANEAVMKMLNEVGSIDRAQAYIQEKLDNREKIMGFGHRVYKNGDPRAKHLQKMSRELGEMKGDTTLYDMSVLIDETVTNQKGLKPNVDFYSASVYTQLGIEQELFTPIFAISRVSGWTAHILEQYEGNRIIRPRAEYTGMTDQKYVPIELR; this is translated from the coding sequence ATGACAGCTACCAAGGGTTTGGAAGGCATTGTAGCTACCACCTCCGCGATTAGTTCGATCGTCGATGGCGTTCTGACTTATCGTGGATATGATATTGACGATCTCGCAGAACATGCAAGTTTTGAAGAGGTAGCCTATCTGCTCTGGTTCGGAAAACTTCCGAATGCCGAAGAGCTTAAGGCCCTTCAACAAGATTTGAGCGACTATGCTGCCATTCCGGATGAGCTTATCCAGCAGATCAAATTGTATCCGAAGGATACCAATACGATGGCTGCGCTTCGCTCGGCTGTATCCGCGCTTGCTCTGTATGACGCCGAAGGCGACGATATGAGCCGTGAAGCGAACGAAAAGAAAGCGGTTAAACTTCAAGCTCAGCTTCCGACGATCATCGCTGCCATCGCCCGTGTTCGTCAGGGTAAAGAGCCGGTCGCTCCGAAAGCCGGCGTCTCCATCTCGGAGAATTTCTTGTATATGCTCAGAGGCGAAGATCCTGATCAGACTTCGATCAAGGCTCTGGACCAGGCACTGGTATTGCATGCGGATCACGAGCTTAACGCATCCACGTTTGCTGCCCGTGTAACCGTAGCCACGCTGTCCGACATATATTCCGGCGTAACTTCCGCCATTGGTGCGCTGAAAGGTCCTCTGCACGGCGGTGCGAATGAAGCCGTCATGAAGATGCTGAACGAAGTCGGTTCGATTGATCGGGCTCAGGCTTACATTCAGGAGAAGCTGGACAACCGTGAAAAAATTATGGGCTTTGGACACCGCGTTTACAAAAACGGCGACCCGCGCGCGAAGCATCTGCAAAAAATGTCGCGTGAGCTTGGTGAAATGAAAGGCGACACTACGCTGTACGACATGTCGGTACTGATCGACGAAACGGTTACCAACCAAAAAGGGCTGAAGCCGAACGTTGATTTCTATTCCGCATCGGTCTACACGCAGCTCGGCATCGAGCAGGAATTGTTCACGCCGATTTTTGCCATCAGCCGTGTATCCGGATGGACTGCGCACATCCTTGAGCAGTATGAAGGCAACCGTATTATCCGCCCGCGTGCAGAGTATACAGGTATGACCGACCAAAAATATGTGCCGATAGAACTTCGCTAA
- the ytvI gene encoding sporulation integral membrane protein YtvI — MERLMLKRFGRGVWVLSSIFVIAYLIYVLLPLLYPFLLAWIIAYAMNPCVHLLQRSLKLPRWLAVTLSLLLYFGAALLILTAAVTRLVKELIILSQSFNLHIDTWMEWLTAWMQNDSFQNIINEISRFYQNNPNYHDTINQNITRTTQTIGTAVTDLVTSIFNGILQIIYYLPNLGTILIVVLLSTFFLSNSWERHNRALIRILPGVILKPMIYIFSDLKKALFGFARAQLILISITALIVMLTLYALGVDSAFSIGLLIGLVDLLPYLGVGIVLIPWSLYAFMSGDLTLGIGLTVLYSIILIVRQIMEPKVLASSVGLDPLAALLGMFVGLKLFGILGLIVGPVSLVILDAFHRAHVFKDLRNYIIGGRFR; from the coding sequence TTGGAACGATTGATGCTCAAGCGTTTTGGCCGGGGAGTGTGGGTGCTGTCTTCCATCTTCGTGATTGCCTATTTAATATATGTACTGCTGCCGCTGCTTTATCCCTTCCTTCTGGCCTGGATCATCGCCTATGCCATGAATCCTTGCGTCCACCTGCTTCAGCGGAGTTTGAAGCTGCCGCGGTGGCTCGCCGTCACGTTGTCCCTGCTGCTGTATTTCGGAGCGGCTCTACTGATTCTTACTGCGGCTGTTACCAGACTGGTCAAGGAACTGATTATTCTGTCACAGTCCTTCAATCTCCATATTGATACCTGGATGGAATGGCTGACGGCCTGGATGCAGAATGATAGCTTCCAGAATATCATCAATGAGATTAGCCGGTTCTATCAGAACAACCCGAATTATCACGATACCATCAATCAAAATATTACCCGCACGACACAAACGATTGGCACGGCCGTGACCGATTTAGTTACCAGTATTTTCAACGGAATTTTGCAAATTATTTATTATTTGCCGAACTTAGGCACGATTCTGATTGTTGTTTTACTGTCAACATTCTTTCTCAGCAACAGCTGGGAGCGCCATAATCGCGCGCTTATCCGCATCCTACCGGGCGTCATTCTCAAACCCATGATCTATATCTTCTCGGATCTGAAAAAAGCATTGTTCGGATTCGCGAGGGCCCAATTGATCCTCATCTCCATCACGGCCCTTATCGTCATGCTCACGCTTTATGCGCTCGGGGTCGATTCCGCCTTCTCCATCGGACTTCTGATCGGCTTGGTGGATCTTCTCCCATACCTCGGCGTTGGCATCGTCCTGATCCCCTGGTCGCTGTATGCCTTTATGTCGGGCGACCTGACGCTCGGCATCGGACTGACCGTCCTGTACAGCATCATCCTGATCGTCAGGCAGATCATGGAGCCCAAGGTGCTCGCCAGCAGTGTGGGACTGGACCCGCTCGCCGCCCTGCTGGGCATGTTTGTCGGGCTCAAGCTGTTTGGCATTCTGGGATTGATTGTAGGTCCTGTGTCGCTTGTCATCCTGGATGCATTCCACCGGGCCCATGTATTCAAGGACCTAAGGAATTATATTATCGGAGGCAGGTTCAGATAG
- a CDS encoding FxsA family protein, which produces MFKWLLAAIIFVPAIEIFGFQIVADRVGGMNTLLLTLLTSAVGVAMMRFEGRKAMEDAKQRMNSGMVPGASMADGLCIFAGGVLLILPGFVTDIIGFTLIFPLTRPLYRILLLKWMKKNMKNGKITIFRR; this is translated from the coding sequence ATGTTCAAATGGTTGCTGGCAGCGATTATCTTCGTGCCTGCTATTGAAATATTCGGCTTCCAGATTGTTGCGGATCGCGTGGGTGGCATGAATACCTTGTTATTGACACTGCTGACCTCTGCGGTTGGCGTGGCCATGATGAGGTTCGAAGGTCGCAAAGCGATGGAAGATGCCAAGCAGAGAATGAACTCAGGCATGGTTCCGGGTGCTTCCATGGCTGATGGCCTATGTATATTTGCAGGTGGAGTACTACTTATTCTGCCGGGCTTTGTAACTGACATTATCGGATTTACGCTGATATTTCCGTTGACCCGCCCGCTGTATCGGATTCTGCTGTTGAAATGGATGAAGAAAAATATGAAAAACGGCAAGATTACGATCTTTCGCAGATAA
- a CDS encoding thioesterase family protein, translated as MPKPSVPTLSRWFWTSFRVRYQESDQMGVVYHANYLNWFEIGRTQMIREMGFTYRGMEEEGVLLPVVELDIKYRQPARYDDLLTVFTRMTAFSPLRIHYEYEVRLLSEQEQADLGTMDLSPESGLPGALLTAGATRHVWLNREWKPARLDKCSPKLYDALRDTLWGRKE; from the coding sequence ATGCCTAAGCCATCCGTGCCGACACTAAGCCGCTGGTTCTGGACGTCATTTCGGGTGCGTTATCAGGAAAGCGATCAAATGGGTGTCGTATACCATGCTAACTATTTAAACTGGTTCGAGATCGGGCGCACCCAAATGATCCGTGAAATGGGATTTACGTATCGTGGAATGGAAGAAGAAGGCGTCCTGCTCCCGGTGGTTGAACTTGATATCAAGTACCGCCAGCCTGCGCGGTATGATGATCTCTTAACGGTATTTACCAGAATGACTGCTTTCTCCCCACTTCGAATACACTATGAATATGAGGTCCGTTTGCTGAGCGAACAGGAGCAGGCAGATTTGGGGACGATGGATTTGTCTCCCGAATCCGGGCTGCCCGGTGCCTTGTTAACGGCAGGTGCGACCCGACATGTATGGCTGAATCGAGAGTGGAAGCCGGCCCGACTGGATAAATGCTCCCCAAAGCTGTATGATGCATTGAGGGACACCCTTTGGGGGAGGAAGGAGTAG
- the pyk gene encoding pyruvate kinase, with translation MRKTKIVCTIGPSSESLENTKKLIMAGMNVARLNFSHGDFEEHGNRIKNIRQACEELNKTVAILLDTKGPEIRTGKLEVEPIELVQDEYITLTTEEILGDKNRLSITYKELPQDVQVGSTILIDDGLIGLTVVEIQGSEIRCRIVNGGTIKSKKGVNVPGVAISLPGITEKDANDIVFGIEQGIDFVAASFVRKASDVLEIRELLKKHNGEHIQIISKIENQQGVDNLDEILEVSDGLMVARGDLGVEIPAEEVPLVQKRMIEKCNLAGKPVITATQMLDSMQRNPRPTRAEASDVANAIFDGTDAIMLSGETAAGKYPVESVLTMSRIAEKAESALNYREMFLKQRIAQDTSVTEAISQSVAISALDLNAKAIISSTESGQTARMVSKYRPEAPIVAVTTQDRTMRRLALTWGVTPVKGEQASSTDEMFDYALQGGVKSGLVKEGDLVVITAGVPLGRSGSTNLLKVDQIPQQK, from the coding sequence ATGCGCAAAACAAAAATTGTATGTACCATCGGTCCTTCCAGTGAATCGTTGGAAAACACCAAGAAGCTCATTATGGCCGGCATGAACGTGGCTCGTCTGAACTTCTCTCACGGCGACTTCGAGGAGCATGGCAACCGGATCAAGAACATCCGCCAAGCTTGTGAAGAGTTGAACAAAACGGTAGCGATCCTGCTTGACACCAAAGGACCGGAAATCCGTACAGGTAAACTTGAAGTGGAACCGATTGAGCTTGTACAAGATGAATATATCACCCTTACTACCGAGGAAATCCTTGGTGATAAGAATCGTTTGTCCATTACTTATAAAGAGTTGCCGCAAGATGTTCAAGTGGGATCCACGATCTTGATCGATGACGGTTTGATCGGTCTGACCGTGGTGGAGATTCAAGGCTCCGAAATCAGATGCCGCATCGTCAATGGCGGAACCATTAAGAGCAAAAAAGGTGTAAACGTACCGGGAGTCGCGATTTCGCTCCCAGGGATTACGGAAAAAGACGCCAACGATATCGTTTTCGGGATCGAACAGGGCATCGATTTTGTTGCTGCTTCCTTCGTTCGTAAAGCAAGTGACGTGCTTGAAATTCGCGAATTGCTGAAGAAGCATAATGGCGAGCACATCCAAATCATCTCCAAAATCGAGAACCAGCAGGGCGTTGACAACCTGGATGAAATCCTCGAAGTATCCGATGGCTTGATGGTAGCCCGCGGCGACCTCGGTGTTGAGATTCCGGCTGAGGAAGTTCCATTGGTGCAAAAACGCATGATCGAAAAATGTAACCTGGCTGGCAAACCGGTCATTACGGCTACGCAAATGCTGGATTCCATGCAGCGCAACCCACGTCCTACCCGTGCGGAAGCAAGTGACGTTGCCAATGCGATTTTTGACGGTACCGATGCCATCATGCTGTCCGGCGAAACGGCTGCTGGTAAATATCCTGTAGAATCCGTTTTGACCATGTCCCGTATCGCAGAGAAAGCGGAATCCGCACTGAACTATCGTGAAATGTTCTTGAAACAGCGTATTGCTCAAGATACCAGCGTTACCGAAGCAATCAGCCAATCCGTTGCGATCTCGGCACTCGACCTGAATGCCAAAGCAATCATATCGTCCACGGAATCTGGTCAAACGGCTCGTATGGTATCCAAATACCGTCCAGAGGCTCCTATCGTCGCTGTCACGACTCAAGACAGAACGATGAGACGTTTGGCACTGACTTGGGGTGTAACGCCGGTTAAAGGCGAACAGGCTTCTTCTACGGACGAGATGTTTGATTACGCGCTGCAAGGCGGCGTGAAGTCCGGACTCGTTAAAGAAGGCGATCTTGTTGTGATTACAGCAGGCGTGCCGCTGGGCCGTTCCGGTTCGACCAACCTGCTGAAAGTGGATCAAATTCCACAACAGAAGTAA